In the genome of Gemmatimonadaceae bacterium, one region contains:
- a CDS encoding MBL fold metallo-hydrolase: MQLARHLSLSVAVLAAAPALAQLDNLDEQLRTTPITTQRLADDFHVLFGVGGNILVSIGANGVLIVDDQFAPMVPKYKATIGELGGGAIAFAINTHWHFDHSDSNQVLGPEGTWLIAHENSRQMMTRNNVINLVSAKRDQPAYAETALPVLTYDDTMRFYFNGERIDLLHFGPAHTTGDTAVVFRGHRVVHMGDVYNNAGYPFIDADNGGSLSGVIEFSSRVLAEIDSTYTVVPGHGPVADAQALRDYVDMLTTIRDRMSALIASGATLEQVVASRPTSEWDARKGDPANFLNRAYLSLSRERR; encoded by the coding sequence ATGCAGCTTGCACGTCACCTGTCGCTGAGTGTCGCCGTGCTAGCGGCGGCGCCCGCCTTAGCCCAGCTCGACAATCTCGACGAGCAACTCCGAACGACACCGATCACGACACAGAGGCTCGCCGACGACTTCCACGTGCTGTTCGGCGTCGGCGGCAACATCCTCGTGTCGATCGGCGCGAACGGCGTTCTGATCGTCGATGATCAATTCGCGCCGATGGTCCCGAAATACAAGGCGACGATCGGCGAGCTCGGCGGCGGCGCGATCGCGTTCGCGATCAACACGCATTGGCACTTCGATCACTCCGACTCTAACCAGGTGCTCGGCCCCGAGGGCACGTGGCTAATCGCACACGAAAACTCCCGGCAGATGATGACGAGGAACAACGTCATCAATCTCGTGAGCGCGAAGCGCGATCAGCCGGCGTACGCAGAGACCGCCTTGCCCGTGCTGACCTACGACGACACGATGCGCTTCTACTTCAACGGCGAGCGCATCGATCTGCTGCACTTCGGACCGGCGCATACGACGGGCGACACGGCCGTCGTCTTTCGCGGGCACCGTGTCGTGCACATGGGCGACGTGTACAACAACGCGGGATATCCGTTCATCGACGCCGACAACGGCGGCAGTTTGAGCGGCGTCATCGAGTTCTCTTCGCGCGTTCTCGCCGAGATCGATTCGACGTACACGGTCGTGCCGGGTCACGGTCCGGTCGCCGACGCGCAGGCTCTGAGGGACTACGTCGACATGTTGACGACGATCAGGGACCGCATGAGTGCACTGATCGCGAGCGGCGCGACGCTCGAGCAAGTCGTCGCGTCGCGTCCGACGTCGGAGTGGGACGCGCGCAAAGGCGACCCCGCGAACTTCCTGAACCGCGCCTATCTCAGCCTCTCGCGCGAGCGCCGCTGA